The following proteins come from a genomic window of Pseudoalteromonas aliena SW19:
- a CDS encoding peptidase domain-containing ABC transporter, translated as MENPMHLLKFSGAKRLPVILQTEAAECGLASIAMVAAYYGYKTDLTSLRQEHEISLKGANLEELMQIADKLKLSTRALRLDLEHLPQLKTPCILHWDMNHFVVLKKVTKKSIEIHDPGLGERKYTMEEFSKHFTGVALELSPTEEFKSEDSRVNLKLSDFWSKVTGLKSTLGKVFVLSLLLQAFAIASPYYMQLVVDEVILSYDQNLLAILAIGFGLLMGIEMVTGAVRSVLLLHFGNLMSIQLGANLFHHLVRLPLQYFEKRHIGDVVSRFGSLQQVKELLTKGVIEAVIDGVMAIATLIMIFLYSPKLSVIVLIAIAIYAVFRIAMYRPLRQMSEEVIVNQAKEQSNFMETVRGIQTIKLFGREVQRQSVWHNKYADSLNSGIRVGHLNIGYEALNKIIFGLENVLVIYFAAMLVMEGDLTVGMLFAFMAYKRQFVEKMASLIEKVIEFKMLSLHFNRLADISLTDKEQDIQGKMSGKEISGDIELKGINYRYNKKEAPIFKHLNLSIKAGESVAIIGPSGCGKTTLAKLMLGLFEPDEGKIEVDGVDIRQLGLGQYRTQIAAVMQDDQLLSGSIADNISFFDPELDMQQVEWAAKIAAIDKDILQMTMGYNTLVGDMGAALSGGQIQRLLLARALYRKPKILFMDEATSNLDTKLEFSVNEAVKNLDVTRIIIAHRPETIASADRVIELRYGEAIEVDKPDLGSRTKAIKKINSLNVENEEFIDTSSDGSFLIS; from the coding sequence ATGGAAAACCCAATGCATTTATTAAAATTTAGCGGAGCAAAACGTCTCCCGGTAATTTTACAAACAGAAGCTGCGGAGTGTGGGTTAGCAAGTATAGCAATGGTTGCTGCTTACTATGGTTACAAAACAGACTTAACTAGTTTACGTCAAGAACACGAAATATCTTTGAAAGGTGCAAACCTTGAAGAGCTAATGCAAATTGCAGATAAGTTAAAGCTAAGTACACGAGCACTAAGATTAGATTTAGAACATTTACCACAACTTAAAACCCCCTGCATTTTGCATTGGGATATGAACCACTTTGTGGTGCTGAAAAAAGTTACAAAAAAATCAATTGAAATACACGATCCTGGTTTAGGCGAACGAAAATATACAATGGAGGAGTTCTCTAAACACTTTACAGGTGTTGCATTAGAGCTTAGTCCAACCGAAGAGTTTAAATCAGAAGACTCACGAGTAAACCTAAAGTTATCTGACTTTTGGAGCAAAGTAACCGGCTTAAAGTCAACGCTAGGTAAAGTATTTGTTTTATCACTATTACTGCAAGCATTTGCAATAGCGAGCCCTTACTACATGCAGCTTGTAGTTGATGAAGTTATTTTAAGCTACGACCAAAATTTACTCGCTATTTTAGCAATTGGATTTGGCTTGTTGATGGGAATAGAAATGGTAACCGGTGCTGTGCGAAGCGTTTTATTACTACATTTTGGTAACTTAATGAGTATACAGCTCGGTGCCAACTTATTTCATCATTTAGTCAGACTACCTTTGCAGTATTTTGAAAAGCGACATATTGGCGATGTTGTCTCTCGGTTTGGTTCATTACAACAGGTAAAAGAACTATTGACTAAAGGTGTGATTGAAGCGGTTATTGATGGTGTTATGGCTATTGCAACGCTCATTATGATCTTTTTATATAGCCCTAAGCTGAGCGTTATCGTGTTAATTGCAATTGCCATCTATGCCGTATTTAGAATTGCAATGTACCGCCCGCTTCGTCAAATGTCTGAAGAGGTCATTGTTAATCAGGCTAAAGAGCAATCTAACTTTATGGAAACAGTTAGAGGTATTCAAACCATTAAACTGTTTGGCCGAGAGGTGCAAAGGCAAAGTGTATGGCACAACAAATATGCAGATAGTTTGAACTCAGGTATACGTGTAGGTCACTTAAACATAGGGTACGAAGCGTTAAATAAAATTATTTTTGGTCTTGAGAATGTTTTAGTTATTTATTTTGCAGCCATGCTGGTTATGGAAGGTGATTTAACGGTCGGTATGTTGTTTGCTTTTATGGCTTATAAGCGCCAGTTTGTAGAAAAAATGGCAAGCTTAATTGAAAAAGTGATCGAGTTCAAAATGCTTAGCCTTCATTTTAACCGCTTAGCTGATATTTCTTTAACAGATAAAGAGCAAGATATTCAGGGGAAAATGAGCGGCAAAGAAATCAGTGGCGATATAGAACTAAAAGGCATTAATTACCGATACAACAAAAAAGAAGCACCGATATTTAAACATTTAAACTTATCAATTAAAGCCGGAGAGTCAGTCGCAATTATTGGCCCGTCGGGTTGCGGTAAAACCACACTTGCAAAGTTAATGCTTGGATTGTTTGAACCCGACGAAGGAAAGATTGAGGTAGACGGTGTTGATATTAGGCAGCTTGGTCTTGGTCAATACAGAACACAGATAGCAGCCGTAATGCAAGACGACCAGCTTCTATCCGGCTCAATAGCAGACAATATATCGTTTTTTGACCCAGAGCTCGATATGCAGCAAGTTGAATGGGCAGCCAAAATTGCGGCTATAGATAAAGATATTTTACAAATGACAATGGGCTACAACACACTCGTTGGTGACATGGGGGCTGCATTATCAGGCGGACAAATACAGCGTTTATTACTAGCAAGAGCTTTGTACAGAAAACCTAAAATTCTGTTTATGGATGAAGCAACAAGCAACTTAGACACAAAGCTAGAGTTTTCAGTAAACGAAGCCGTTAAAAATCTAGATGTGACACGCATTATTATTGCACATAGGCCAGAAACAATAGCCAGTGCAGACAGAGTTATAGAGCTTAGATATGGTGAAGCAATAGAGGTAGATAAGCCAGATTTAGGTTCAAGAACTAAAGCTATAAAGAAAATAAATAGCTTAAATGTTGAAAATGAAGAGTTTATAGATACAAGTTCAGATGGAAGTTTTTTAATAAGTTAA